A stretch of the Bacillota bacterium genome encodes the following:
- the hisZ gene encoding ATP phosphoribosyltransferase regulatory subunit yields the protein MNKLMWPIPTGLKDLLPEEAKRKRTLEANLAALFERWGYEEVITPTFEYYETLAMDLGSEAEDELFKFFDREGRLVALRPDMTTPIARLVATRLRNSPMPLRLYYLANVFRYEAPQAGRQREFYQAGVEFIGEPDARADAEVIALAVEALESSGLRDFQISLGQIEVFNGLMEETGLSPEQKKKVKETIARRNLVGLEQLLIEYRVATRQSESILRLPHLHGGTEVFTQARNLTTNVRAQAALDNLERVFELLDGYGQTKRVCVDLGVLRGFDYYTGVVFEGYTADLGFPLCGGGRYDRLLGKFGFDCPATGFALGLERLILSLIKG from the coding sequence ATGAATAAACTGATGTGGCCGATTCCTACCGGCCTTAAGGATCTACTACCTGAGGAAGCTAAACGGAAGCGAACTTTGGAGGCAAATCTGGCTGCTCTTTTTGAACGGTGGGGTTATGAGGAAGTGATTACTCCCACGTTTGAATATTATGAGACCCTGGCGATGGACCTGGGTAGTGAAGCGGAAGATGAGTTGTTCAAGTTTTTTGACCGTGAGGGCCGGCTGGTCGCCCTGCGTCCGGATATGACCACCCCCATCGCCAGACTGGTGGCCACCCGTCTCAGAAACAGTCCCATGCCCCTGCGCCTTTACTACTTGGCCAATGTCTTCCGTTACGAGGCCCCTCAAGCCGGCCGACAGCGGGAGTTTTATCAGGCCGGCGTGGAATTTATCGGTGAGCCGGATGCTAGGGCCGACGCTGAGGTGATTGCGCTGGCGGTTGAGGCCTTAGAGAGTAGTGGTTTACGGGACTTCCAAATCAGCCTGGGCCAGATCGAGGTCTTCAATGGGTTGATGGAAGAGACGGGGCTATCACCAGAACAGAAAAAAAAGGTCAAGGAAACCATCGCTCGCCGAAACCTGGTCGGGTTAGAGCAATTGTTGATTGAATACCGGGTCGCCACCCGACAGAGTGAATCTATTCTCCGCTTGCCTCACCTTCACGGTGGAACCGAAGTGTTTACCCAGGCCAGAAACCTCACCACCAATGTTAGAGCACAAGCGGCGTTGGATAACCTGGAGCGGGTGTTTGAACTGCTGGATGGCTATGGACAGACAAAACGGGTTTGTGTTGACCTGGGAGTGCTGCGCGGGTTTGATTATTACACGGGGGTAGTATTTGAAGGTTATACCGCTGATTTGGGCTTCCCGCTCTGCGGCGGCGGCCGGTATGACCGTTTATTAGGCAAGTTTGGTTTCGATTGCCCGGCCACCGGCTTTGCTTTAGGGTTGGAACGGCTGATCTTGTCGCTGATCAAGGGTTGA
- a CDS encoding ATP phosphoribosyltransferase, producing the protein MARTELTIALPKGKLFEPTVELLRHAGLPWEELQAESRQLVFDYPAQEVKYIICRPTDIPTYVEYGAADLGVVGKDTIVEQNKDVYELVDLKFGACRFVVAVPAAVAKEKDLARLSHARVATKFPRVAASFFREKGIQVEVIELHGNIELAPSVGLSEAIVDIVSTGRTLKENNLVPLEDILHATARLIANRVSYRLKYQRLYPLVEKFKQIIENKGSDSNAYLK; encoded by the coding sequence ATGGCCCGGACTGAATTAACCATCGCCTTACCGAAGGGAAAACTGTTCGAACCAACCGTTGAGCTTTTACGGCACGCCGGGCTGCCCTGGGAGGAGTTACAGGCGGAGTCCCGTCAACTGGTGTTTGACTACCCGGCTCAGGAGGTCAAGTACATTATTTGTCGACCGACCGATATTCCAACTTATGTTGAATACGGGGCGGCTGACCTGGGTGTGGTGGGGAAAGACACCATTGTTGAGCAAAACAAGGATGTTTACGAGCTGGTTGATTTAAAATTCGGCGCCTGCCGGTTTGTGGTGGCGGTACCGGCAGCGGTGGCGAAAGAAAAAGATTTAGCCAGGTTGAGTCACGCGCGGGTAGCCACCAAGTTTCCCCGGGTTGCCGCCAGCTTCTTTCGGGAAAAGGGAATCCAGGTTGAAGTCATTGAGTTGCATGGCAATATTGAACTGGCGCCGAGTGTTGGCTTGTCCGAGGCGATCGTTGATATTGTTTCCACCGGCCGCACGTTAAAAGAAAACAATTTGGTTCCTCTGGAAGATATCCTCCACGCGACGGCCCGACTGATCGCTAATCGGGTGAGTTACCGGTTGAAATATCAACGCCTCTATCCACTGGTGGAAAAGTTCAAGCAGATTATCGAAAATAAAGGGAGCGATTCGAATGCGTATCTTAAATAG
- the hisD gene encoding histidinol dehydrogenase, with translation MRILNSQDPTVKGLLKKQVANIEEIEARVQEILKAVRDQGDEAVFAFTRQFDRALINTQNFRVTEEEIKEASTQVEPEVLTAIRQAAENIRQFHEKQKVNSWMEPDAQGTILGQLCRPLARVGIYVPGGTAPLPSSVLMNAIPAQVAGVREIVMTTPPQADGRINPYILVAAAEAGVTEIYKVGGAQAVAALAYGTESVRKVDKIAGPGNIYVTIAKKLVYGEVDIDMLAGPSEVLVIADGTANPRYVAADLLSQAEHDVLASAILVTPSTALAEAVQVEVERQLAVLSRQDIALTAIRDYGAIILTTDLAEAVEIANEFAPEHLELLVERPFELLGGIKNAGAIFLGTYSPEPVGDYWAGPNHVLPTGGTARFYSPLSVDTFIKKSSIIAYSETSFRQGAAAIIKLAMIEGLDAHANSVRVRLDG, from the coding sequence ATGCGTATCTTAAATAGTCAAGACCCGACTGTCAAAGGATTACTGAAAAAACAGGTGGCCAATATTGAGGAGATCGAGGCGCGTGTGCAGGAGATTCTTAAAGCGGTTCGTGACCAGGGGGATGAAGCGGTCTTTGCTTTTACCAGGCAGTTTGACCGGGCGCTGATTAATACCCAGAACTTTCGAGTAACAGAGGAAGAGATCAAAGAGGCCTCTACCCAGGTTGAGCCGGAAGTTTTGACGGCGATCCGGCAGGCAGCCGAGAATATCCGCCAATTTCACGAGAAACAGAAGGTGAATTCGTGGATGGAACCTGATGCCCAGGGGACAATTCTCGGGCAACTCTGTCGCCCGCTGGCTCGAGTGGGGATTTATGTGCCGGGAGGGACAGCTCCGCTGCCTTCCTCGGTTTTAATGAACGCTATTCCGGCTCAGGTGGCTGGGGTGAGGGAGATCGTGATGACGACTCCACCGCAGGCCGACGGACGGATCAATCCTTACATACTGGTGGCAGCGGCCGAAGCCGGGGTCACCGAGATTTACAAGGTCGGCGGAGCGCAGGCGGTGGCGGCGCTGGCTTACGGGACCGAATCAGTGCGCAAAGTGGACAAGATCGCGGGACCTGGGAACATCTATGTCACCATCGCGAAAAAGCTGGTTTACGGCGAAGTGGATATCGATATGCTGGCGGGGCCAAGCGAGGTGCTGGTGATCGCTGATGGAACGGCCAATCCCCGCTACGTGGCCGCAGATTTGCTGTCCCAGGCCGAGCACGATGTGCTGGCCTCGGCCATCCTGGTTACTCCTTCCACAGCCCTGGCTGAGGCAGTCCAGGTGGAGGTTGAGCGGCAACTGGCGGTCCTGAGTCGGCAAGATATCGCTTTAACGGCGATTAGAGACTACGGGGCGATTATTTTGACGACTGACCTGGCGGAGGCGGTGGAGATCGCCAACGAGTTTGCCCCGGAGCACCTGGAGCTTTTGGTGGAGCGCCCATTTGAACTCCTGGGGGGAATCAAAAACGCCGGGGCGATCTTCCTCGGGACGTATTCCCCAGAGCCAGTAGGTGACTACTGGGCCGGTCCCAACCATGTCTTACCGACCGGGGGAACGGCCAGATTCTATTCACCGTTAAGTGTCGATACCTTCATCAAGAAAAGCAGCATTATTGCCTATTCTGAAACCAGTTTCCGCCAGGGGGCGGCGGCGATTATTAAGCTGGCGATGATTGAGGGCCTGGACGCCCATGCCAACTCGGTCCGCGTCCGCCTTGATGGTTGA
- the hisB gene encoding imidazoleglycerol-phosphate dehydratase HisB, translated as MLRRGEIVRKTSETDITLSLSLDGQGEWRGNTSVPFLNHLLAAFTRHGLFNLEVQATGDLEVDDHHTVEDVGICLGKALREALGDKRGIVRFGSALVPMDDALAMVAVDLSGRAYLSYNVNLPTAMVGTFATELVEEFWQKFTEQAGITMHIRLLEGRNTHHIIEAIFKAAGRALRVACEFDARVPGVPSTKGQL; from the coding sequence ATGCTTCGTAGAGGGGAGATTGTCCGGAAAACCAGTGAGACTGACATCACCCTATCACTGAGCCTGGATGGACAGGGGGAGTGGCGTGGGAATACCAGCGTTCCCTTTCTTAATCATTTGTTGGCTGCCTTTACTCGTCACGGCCTGTTTAACCTGGAGGTGCAGGCAACCGGTGACCTGGAGGTGGATGACCACCATACGGTGGAAGATGTCGGGATCTGTTTGGGTAAAGCCCTCCGTGAGGCGCTGGGTGATAAGCGGGGAATTGTGCGGTTTGGGTCAGCCCTGGTCCCGATGGATGACGCTCTGGCTATGGTTGCCGTTGACCTCAGCGGTCGTGCTTATCTGAGCTATAATGTTAATTTACCGACGGCCATGGTGGGGACTTTCGCTACTGAACTGGTGGAAGAGTTCTGGCAAAAGTTTACCGAGCAAGCGGGGATCACGATGCACATCCGATTGCTCGAAGGTCGAAATACCCACCACATTATTGAGGCGATTTTTAAGGCGGCCGGACGGGCCTTGCGGGTGGCCTGTGAGTTTGACGCCCGGGTGCCGGGAGTCCCGTCCACCAAAGGTCAGCTCTAA
- the hisH gene encoding imidazole glycerol phosphate synthase subunit HisH — MIAIIDYGMGNLRSVHKAFEKLGFPARVTNEADEIRSARGVVLPGVGAFGDAMKNLKREGLLEPILEAVTQGKPFLGICLGMQLLFSGSEENGWHEGLNLLPGIVQRLPAGLKVPHMGWNQLDIQRDNPIVAGIPQASAFYFVHSYYVPAKEQDFIVAITDYGVPIAAVVSQGNVFGLQFHPEKSSRLGLSLLKNFGGMVQSDRNSSY, encoded by the coding sequence ATGATTGCGATTATTGACTATGGGATGGGCAACCTCCGTAGTGTTCATAAAGCCTTTGAAAAACTAGGGTTTCCCGCCAGAGTGACTAACGAGGCCGATGAGATTCGCTCGGCCCGTGGGGTGGTTCTCCCCGGGGTTGGGGCTTTCGGTGACGCGATGAAAAACCTGAAGCGCGAGGGTTTGCTCGAACCCATTCTGGAAGCAGTGACACAAGGCAAACCCTTTCTGGGGATCTGTCTGGGCATGCAGTTACTTTTTTCGGGGAGTGAAGAGAATGGGTGGCACGAGGGGCTGAACCTGTTGCCCGGTATTGTCCAGCGCTTACCGGCGGGATTGAAGGTACCGCACATGGGTTGGAACCAGCTCGACATCCAGCGGGATAACCCGATTGTCGCGGGGATTCCCCAGGCGTCAGCTTTTTATTTTGTCCATTCCTATTATGTTCCGGCTAAAGAACAAGATTTTATCGTGGCGATCACGGATTATGGCGTGCCTATCGCGGCGGTGGTTAGTCAAGGCAATGTGTTTGGGCTCCAGTTCCACCCGGAAAAAAGCAGCCGACTGGGACTATCGTTGTTAAAAAATTTTGGGGGGATGGTGCAAAGTGATCGTAATTCCAGCTATTGA
- the hisA gene encoding 1-(5-phosphoribosyl)-5-[(5-phosphoribosylamino)methylideneamino]imidazole-4-carboxamide isomerase — MIVIPAIDLRAGKCVRLVQGKLSEETVFSDQPVEMAVTWEALGAPMLHLVDLDGAFAGEPRNLEVVQEIVRSINIPVQLGGGIRTVKAVSKLLEMGVSRVILGTAAIVKPRLVEEAVKEFGEQIVVGIDAKDGLVAIEGWESTVEKTTVELAQEMELLGVQRVVFTDTRRDGLMKGPNLDSTRELALAVKMKIIASGGVSCLDDIRALKQLEPLGVEGVVMGKALYTGAVRLEDALAVARE; from the coding sequence GTGATCGTAATTCCAGCTATTGACCTGCGAGCGGGAAAATGCGTGCGATTGGTTCAGGGGAAGTTGAGTGAGGAGACAGTCTTCTCTGATCAGCCGGTAGAAATGGCGGTTACCTGGGAAGCCCTTGGGGCCCCCATGCTGCATTTGGTTGACCTGGATGGAGCCTTTGCGGGGGAACCTCGCAACCTGGAGGTGGTGCAGGAGATCGTGCGCTCAATCAACATCCCTGTTCAGCTGGGCGGCGGGATCCGGACCGTTAAAGCGGTCAGTAAGCTGCTGGAAATGGGGGTGAGCCGGGTTATTTTGGGGACTGCGGCAATCGTGAAACCCCGCCTGGTGGAGGAGGCAGTAAAAGAATTTGGCGAACAGATCGTGGTGGGGATAGATGCCAAGGATGGACTGGTCGCTATCGAGGGTTGGGAATCTACCGTAGAGAAAACCACGGTTGAACTGGCGCAGGAAATGGAGCTCCTTGGCGTTCAACGGGTGGTGTTTACTGACACCCGACGTGATGGACTGATGAAGGGACCCAACCTGGACAGCACGCGGGAACTGGCCCTGGCTGTCAAGATGAAAATCATCGCCTCGGGAGGAGTATCCTGTCTAGACGATATTCGAGCCTTGAAGCAGCTTGAGCCGCTTGGTGTCGAGGGGGTCGTCATGGGGAAAGCCCTGTATACCGGGGCGGTTCGACTGGAGGACGCCCTGGCCGTGGCTCGGGAATAG
- the hisF gene encoding imidazole glycerol phosphate synthase subunit HisF: MLMKRVIPCLDVHGGRVVKGTNFLNLRDAGNPVELAAYYDREGADELVFLDITASAEGRETMIDVVRRTAEEVNIPFTVGGGIRTLEDIRALLKAGADKVSLNTSAVQQPELLREAANRYGSQCIVLAVDARRRGPDSWEVFIHGGRTATGIDVLSWVKQAEALGVGEILLTSMDCDGTKKGYDLELTRTVAEAVSIPVIASGGAGELVHLRDVLTIGKADAALAASIFHYQQCTIRETKEYLAAQGVCVRRCS, translated from the coding sequence ATGTTAATGAAACGAGTTATACCCTGTCTCGATGTACACGGCGGCCGGGTGGTTAAGGGAACAAATTTTCTGAACCTGCGTGATGCGGGTAACCCGGTGGAACTGGCGGCTTACTACGACCGGGAGGGGGCGGATGAATTGGTGTTTCTGGATATCACCGCTTCGGCCGAGGGGCGAGAGACGATGATTGATGTCGTTCGCCGAACCGCTGAGGAAGTGAATATTCCCTTCACTGTCGGCGGTGGAATACGCACCCTGGAGGATATTCGTGCCCTCTTGAAGGCAGGAGCGGATAAGGTTTCGCTGAACACTTCGGCCGTTCAGCAGCCGGAACTGCTGCGCGAGGCTGCCAACAGGTATGGCAGCCAGTGCATCGTCCTGGCGGTGGATGCCCGCCGGCGGGGGCCGGACAGTTGGGAAGTGTTCATCCATGGTGGTCGGACCGCAACGGGGATTGATGTCCTCTCCTGGGTTAAGCAGGCTGAGGCCCTGGGGGTAGGGGAAATCCTGCTGACCAGCATGGACTGTGATGGAACGAAGAAGGGGTATGACCTGGAATTAACCCGGACGGTGGCGGAAGCAGTCAGTATACCGGTGATCGCTTCTGGCGGGGCCGGCGAGCTCGTCCACCTGCGGGATGTGCTTACCATCGGCAAAGCCGATGCGGCTTTAGCAGCGTCGATCTTCCACTACCAGCAGTGCACGATCCGGGAAACGAAAGAATATCTGGCCGCACAGGGGGTCTGCGTGAGAAGATGCAGTTGA
- a CDS encoding bifunctional phosphoribosyl-AMP cyclohydrolase/phosphoribosyl-ATP diphosphatase HisIE has product MQLKEIPTRWLNELKYDENGLIPAIIQDVRNREVLMMAYMDQEAIAKTLTTGETWFYSRSRRELWHKGGTSGHRQLVKEIRYDCDADTLLILVEQNGGACHEGYRSCFYRQLTPTGHQEVCLERVFDPAEVYRAGEAVAPERGIEPALQTNGKTETASAETIIEEVYQVIMDRKQNRPEGSYTAYLFNQGQDKICKKVGEEAAEVIIAAKNKSKAEILYEMADLWYHTLVLLGEHDIHPAEVFAQLRQRR; this is encoded by the coding sequence ATGCAGTTGAAAGAAATACCAACCAGGTGGTTGAATGAACTGAAATACGATGAAAATGGGCTAATCCCGGCTATCATTCAGGACGTGCGGAATCGGGAGGTCTTGATGATGGCCTATATGGACCAGGAAGCGATCGCTAAAACTTTGACCACTGGCGAGACCTGGTTTTACAGTCGCAGTCGGAGGGAACTCTGGCACAAAGGGGGAACTTCCGGTCACCGCCAACTGGTCAAAGAGATCCGTTATGACTGTGATGCCGATACCCTGTTGATCCTGGTCGAGCAAAATGGCGGGGCCTGCCACGAGGGGTACCGGTCTTGTTTTTACCGTCAACTTACTCCCACCGGTCACCAGGAAGTTTGCCTGGAGCGAGTGTTTGACCCAGCTGAGGTCTACCGGGCGGGAGAGGCTGTAGCGCCAGAGCGGGGGATTGAGCCGGCTCTCCAGACGAATGGCAAAACAGAAACCGCGAGTGCCGAGACTATCATTGAAGAAGTCTACCAGGTGATCATGGACCGGAAACAAAACCGGCCAGAAGGCTCTTATACTGCTTATTTGTTTAACCAGGGGCAGGACAAGATCTGCAAAAAGGTCGGTGAGGAGGCCGCGGAGGTAATCATTGCCGCCAAAAACAAAAGCAAGGCCGAAATACTATACGAAATGGCCGATTTATGGTATCATACTCTTGTCTTGCTCGGTGAGCACGACATTCACCCGGCCGAAGTATTTGCCCAGCTTCGACAGCGGCGGTAG
- the pcrA gene encoding DNA helicase PcrA, translating into MDILAHLNPVQVEAVTHTEGPLLILAGAGSGKTRVLTHRVAYLLQVKGVNPENILAITFTNKAADEMKNRLGQLLPDTAGLWVCTFHAACVRILRQEIEALGWGRNFVIYDEVDQQNLIKECLKTLNLDEKRFAPRSIGTVISKAKNQLKNPTVLRQHAATVFEQKVAQVYEMYQRRLRENNALDFDDLIMTTVELLRQHPHIRGYYQTKFRYIMVDEYQDTNHAQYVLVKLLAEHHQNICVVGDPDQSIYGWRGADLTNILEFERDYPGARLIKLEQNYRSTRVILEAANQVVRHNRGRKEKRLWTMNDQGQLLVKYCGEDEHDEARFVAERILLTRQREKRNYRDFAVFYRTHAQSRVFEEELLKYQIPYKMIGGTKFYQRKEIKDVLAYLRVVLNPQDVVSLQRVINVPRRGIGDASWSRLTQYARENGLSLYAAMAGVEQIPELAVRVKSAFRGFYQLIEYLRKFSEGHSVTALVEELLERSEYRRELVEERTPEAETRLENLNEFLSVTKEFDRREPGGSLSDFLTGISLITDLDDYEEQEDAVVLMTLHGAKGLEFPVVFLTGMEEGIFPHSRALFEAEELEEERRLCYVGITRAREKLYLTHAWVRNLYGRQMSNLVSRFIQEIPPHLITEQDPLTTLQVVASPAPVEKEGREPSRQPVQSGPRRNSFPLHHAVTQAPANNQPGSVFPVYRVGDRVNHRKWGPGVVVQVKGEGEESQVAVAFPELGIKNLLLKYAPLEKI; encoded by the coding sequence GTGGATATACTTGCTCATTTAAATCCGGTACAGGTCGAGGCGGTTACGCACACCGAAGGGCCGCTGCTGATTCTGGCCGGCGCGGGGAGCGGCAAAACCAGGGTCCTGACCCACCGGGTGGCTTATCTGCTTCAGGTGAAGGGGGTCAACCCGGAGAATATCCTGGCGATCACTTTTACGAACAAAGCCGCAGATGAGATGAAGAATCGCCTGGGCCAATTACTGCCGGATACAGCTGGACTTTGGGTTTGCACCTTTCATGCGGCCTGCGTGCGGATTTTGCGCCAGGAAATTGAGGCTTTGGGTTGGGGAAGGAACTTTGTGATCTACGATGAAGTAGATCAGCAGAATTTGATTAAAGAGTGCCTGAAGACCTTGAATCTGGATGAAAAGCGGTTTGCGCCCCGGTCCATTGGCACGGTGATCAGCAAAGCCAAAAACCAACTTAAAAACCCAACCGTTCTAAGGCAGCACGCGGCTACTGTTTTTGAGCAAAAGGTAGCCCAAGTCTACGAAATGTATCAACGGCGGTTACGGGAGAATAATGCGCTGGACTTTGATGACCTGATCATGACCACGGTGGAACTGCTGCGCCAGCACCCGCACATCAGGGGCTACTACCAGACTAAATTCCGCTACATCATGGTGGACGAGTACCAGGATACCAACCACGCTCAGTATGTCTTGGTCAAGCTACTGGCTGAACACCATCAGAACATCTGCGTAGTTGGAGATCCCGATCAATCGATCTACGGGTGGCGAGGGGCCGACCTAACGAACATTTTGGAGTTTGAGCGAGACTACCCTGGCGCTAGATTAATTAAACTGGAGCAGAATTACCGGTCGACTCGGGTCATTCTGGAGGCGGCTAATCAAGTGGTACGCCACAACCGGGGGCGGAAGGAAAAGAGGTTGTGGACGATGAACGATCAGGGTCAGTTGCTGGTGAAGTACTGCGGAGAAGATGAACACGACGAAGCCCGGTTCGTCGCCGAGCGGATCTTGCTGACCCGGCAGAGAGAAAAAAGAAACTATCGTGATTTTGCTGTGTTTTACCGCACCCACGCCCAGTCGCGCGTGTTTGAAGAAGAACTATTGAAGTATCAGATCCCCTACAAGATGATCGGCGGAACCAAGTTTTATCAGCGAAAGGAAATCAAGGATGTGCTGGCCTATTTGCGGGTGGTGCTTAATCCTCAGGATGTTGTCAGCCTGCAGCGGGTAATTAATGTTCCGCGGCGCGGGATCGGTGATGCTTCCTGGAGCCGTTTAACCCAGTATGCGAGGGAAAATGGCCTCAGCCTCTACGCAGCGATGGCCGGGGTGGAGCAGATCCCTGAACTGGCTGTACGGGTCAAGAGCGCGTTCCGCGGCTTTTACCAACTAATCGAATACTTGCGGAAATTCAGTGAGGGGCACAGTGTCACGGCCCTGGTGGAAGAATTATTAGAGCGGAGCGAATACCGGCGCGAACTTGTGGAGGAAAGAACACCGGAGGCTGAAACGCGCCTGGAGAATCTGAACGAGTTTTTATCGGTGACTAAGGAATTTGACCGGCGTGAGCCCGGTGGCAGTTTGTCGGATTTTCTCACCGGAATTTCCCTGATCACCGATCTGGATGATTATGAGGAACAGGAAGATGCGGTGGTGCTGATGACTCTCCACGGCGCCAAGGGCTTGGAGTTTCCAGTGGTCTTTCTGACGGGTATGGAGGAGGGAATATTTCCGCATTCCCGTGCCCTGTTTGAGGCAGAAGAACTGGAAGAGGAACGTCGCCTGTGCTATGTTGGGATTACCCGGGCCCGGGAAAAGCTGTATCTGACGCATGCCTGGGTGAGGAACCTGTATGGCCGGCAGATGTCCAACCTGGTGTCCCGGTTCATTCAGGAAATCCCGCCACATTTAATTACCGAACAAGACCCGTTGACGACCCTGCAGGTGGTCGCTTCACCGGCGCCGGTCGAAAAAGAGGGGAGAGAGCCGAGTCGACAGCCAGTTCAGTCGGGACCGCGGCGAAACAGCTTCCCACTGCACCACGCGGTGACACAGGCACCAGCGAATAACCAGCCCGGTTCGGTATTCCCGGTATACCGGGTGGGCGACCGGGTGAACCACCGCAAATGGGGCCCCGGCGTTGTGGTTCAGGTTAAGGGAGAAGGTGAGGAATCCCAGGTGGCGGTAGCCTTCCCTGAACTGGGGATCAAGAATTTACTGCTAAAGTATGCCCCATTAGAAAAAATATAA
- a CDS encoding putative manganese-dependent inorganic diphosphatase, giving the protein MERPIYVIGHTHPDTDAICSALAYADLKKTLGLREVIACRAGNIKAGTRWVLEQFGCSEPLLLEDVRTRVADMVDPQVVSVTPATTLREIGYLIKHQKVKTIPVVDDQNHLLGLVTVGDIAQKYMDELADEGSPDIEERVKRIRRTKVNEIMRKDALIFFEGSELADDARKVMLETRYRNYPVVDDQHHLLGVVSRYHLLALSRKKVILVDHNERGQAVNGIEEAQILEIIDHHRLGDLQTGEPIYIRNEPVGSTSTIVAGMYWENELEPTQAVAGILCAGIIADTLLFKSPTCTLRDRQTAYRLAALAGVQVEQFGREMFKASSSLIGLTPQEIFYQDFKEFRIGDQLVGISQIETIDMERVEKIKPDLLEVMEEARRNRNYDLVLLMLTDVLQEGSELLVVGSNPARVAQALGGTMSDERLYLPGVISRKKQIVPPLVKFFTR; this is encoded by the coding sequence ATGGAAAGACCAATCTACGTAATTGGACACACCCACCCCGACACGGATGCGATTTGTTCTGCTCTGGCCTATGCTGACCTAAAAAAAACACTTGGGCTGCGCGAGGTGATCGCGTGCCGGGCAGGGAACATTAAGGCCGGCACCCGCTGGGTCCTGGAACAATTTGGCTGTAGCGAACCGCTGTTGCTGGAGGATGTACGCACTCGCGTTGCAGATATGGTTGATCCTCAGGTGGTCAGCGTTACGCCGGCGACTACCCTGCGCGAAATTGGTTATCTAATTAAACACCAGAAGGTTAAGACCATCCCCGTGGTGGACGACCAGAACCACCTGTTGGGATTGGTGACTGTCGGCGACATTGCACAAAAATACATGGATGAATTAGCGGATGAAGGTTCTCCAGATATCGAGGAACGGGTCAAACGCATCCGGAGAACAAAAGTCAATGAGATTATGCGCAAGGATGCCCTGATCTTTTTTGAAGGTAGTGAACTGGCTGATGATGCCCGTAAGGTAATGCTGGAAACCCGTTACCGCAATTACCCGGTGGTTGATGATCAGCACCACCTGCTGGGGGTTGTCTCCCGCTACCATTTGCTGGCTTTAAGTCGGAAGAAAGTGATTCTGGTTGATCATAACGAGCGGGGCCAGGCCGTTAATGGGATTGAAGAGGCCCAGATTTTGGAGATTATTGACCATCACCGTCTGGGGGACCTCCAGACGGGTGAACCGATCTACATCCGCAACGAACCGGTGGGGAGTACCAGTACCATTGTCGCCGGGATGTATTGGGAGAACGAACTGGAACCGACTCAGGCAGTAGCCGGCATCCTGTGTGCCGGTATCATCGCGGATACTCTGCTGTTCAAGTCGCCGACCTGTACTTTACGTGACCGACAAACCGCTTATCGGCTGGCTGCCCTGGCCGGGGTACAGGTGGAACAATTCGGACGGGAAATGTTTAAGGCCAGTTCATCCCTCATTGGGCTGACGCCCCAGGAAATCTTTTACCAGGATTTCAAGGAGTTCCGCATAGGCGATCAATTGGTGGGGATAAGTCAGATCGAAACAATTGATATGGAACGGGTCGAAAAGATCAAGCCTGATTTATTGGAAGTTATGGAAGAAGCCAGACGCAACAGAAATTATGACCTGGTGCTTTTAATGTTAACCGATGTTTTACAGGAGGGTTCGGAACTACTGGTTGTCGGGTCTAACCCCGCGCGCGTCGCCCAAGCCCTGGGAGGGACAATGTCCGATGAGCGGCTGTATTTACCCGGGGTAATTTCCCGTAAGAAGCAGATCGTACCACCACTGGTTAAATTCTTTACACGGTAA